The Impatiens glandulifera unplaced genomic scaffold, dImpGla2.1, whole genome shotgun sequence genomic interval tatactaaccataccgaatatccagattaccgaaaccgacccaccattcttcaaatctccatcatccgaaaccgattctgcctatcatacaagtgtgccgcttcaacctaaaagcaaacctcttccgcgcttgaacctagttcaagggtttgtgacaggttgtgtagtattgaaaccccggtgttaatctctaaccggattaaccatcaccctacgagtgagaaccgccaACCGGtacaacccccggtccaccagcggcgacctagatcctaacaatttttATAGCCATCGAAAAATGgatatttcattttgttttgttgaTGACATATTGTGTTAGGTTAGATTTAGTTACAATGTGTTAGATTAGACTAAACTATGCTATTTAGGAAACAACGAAAAAAACATACATTCAACATCAGTTTAGTAATAGAACTTAAATAacgaaaaatgaaaaagaaaaaacacacTCACTTGTTTCTATCGCCTTCAGTAAAATACGCATTAACAGCTTGGTTCAGATCTCCATGAAAGTCCTAAACAGAAACAGACAATtactaattaattcataattctgACACATTGTAACTAAATCTAACACATTGTAACTAAATAGCATAGTTCAGTCTAATCTAACACATTGTAACTAAATCTAACCTAACACAACATGTAAtcaacaaaacaaaatgaaacatcCATTTTTCAATGGCTATAAAAATGATCAACTAGTTCTATACTTCtaacttgtttatataaaaaaacattccaATTCCGAGagataataaacttaaatataagaATGATAAGAGTTCTAAAAACAACCTACACTTAATCCCTTCAAGATAACATACCAATTCTTGAAAACAACCTACATAAGAATGATAAGAGTTCCAAAAACAACCTACACTTAATCCCTTCAAGATAACATACCAATTCTTGAAGGATAATAAACATGAATGATAGAGTTCCAAAAACAACCTACACTTCCAAATTCTGCAAGATATTCATAACCAAAAAGAAACCATCATCAAtatgtctttaaaatatttacctattatttaatttgtgttgGAACGCAATGCTTCCAACACCAGAATTGCCTTCTCACGCAAGTGGACAAGACGATGAAAGTAAGCCTCTGTCTCCTTCACTTGTAATTCCCTAAACACACTGTCCAATTCTGACTTCTTCACACCTGTAATTAGCTGAGACGCGTATTCctcaattttcttttccaaGCTCAAGTCCATACAGAAAGATACGACACTGGATGGATCAGCAACGGCACGATCAACCTCCGTATCAGTGGATACATTCTTCTTCTCCGAGTTAAATGAACCCAAGTTAGATTTTTTGGCTTTGACTTCAACAACATTGTTCTCTTTCCTATTCCTAGACACCTTGGCGATAAGACTTCCTTTACATGCAGTAGTTCCCCATATCCTCTTGGATAAATCATAACACTTCTGGTCATGATCGTTTGCGAAAGTTCTATTAATACCGTCGTAACTTTTCTccagatttttcaaaaacttcttcttcagCTTCTTTACTTTGTAAGTTAATTGGCTTCTACTGGCTTCTAACTGAATTGAATCTCTAATAGAGTCGTAGAAAGAAAACATATCCAGTAAAGCTGGATCAATCCCTTCATTTTCACCATGCTCGATCATTcctttcaaaataaaaacttcATCGTCCTCATTCCATATACGTTGAAACAACTGTTTTTTAGCGCCCTTCTCTTCCAAGATCGCAGCATGATCAACATTCTCATCAGCGGACTCATGCTCCTGCAcatgcttcttcttctttttagcCTTCTTTGATACATTTCCCTTGGTTAGAGCGGAGGACTCTGCAGTCCTCTTAGAAGATCTGGATTATTTCCCAACTTGCGACGATTCTCCGTTCGACTTTTTGGATGAAACAACCTTTACTTCAGGAACTGACTTGGGGGGAATCGTGTTAGATTGTAAATCGTCATCGTCAGGAGACGAATGGTTGGGAAGAAGAAAGGTTACTTGTCGCTTTGGTGGAGGGCGACGGTTCATTACTTTCTCCGTTAGGGTTCTATCAAAGGAGAGAAAATGGATGGACGGTCGGTTAGGGTTCTCAAATAAgctctttttataattttttgtttcatttttattttattgtcaatcgaaatatatattattaaaaacattatttcttaGACTAttcatcaaatatttataaaatatcaactgttcattttttaaattggcAACTTTTTAAATtctgaattattaaaaacattatttcttaGACTAttcatcaaatatttataaaatatcatctaatttttttattatcatttcaaataaataaataaaacatttttttatgaaattttttaaatcaaaacatcaatttttatttaccatttttttctaactaaaatatataactggttttaattttttttagaaaaataagaatttttttttttatgaatatagatacccacaatattataatattaatatagactaatttaaataaactaaataaattaaaataagattaaattattttaatcttagtCATTTATTTGATAGGAAAAGACGACGGAAACAAGCCAAaagatttaattatcattttgttGTGTTTTTGAAGCTGCTTCATccttgttttgttttatttattttaattattttttactgattattttattttgagataattgaacataaataatattaatttcttaatttttcaaaaacacaacaaaatgataatttaatctTTTGGCTTGTTTCCGTCGTCTTTTCCTATCAAATAAATGactaagattaaaataatttaatcttattttaatttatttagtttatttaaattagtctaagttaatattataatattgtgggtatctatattcataaaaaaaaatcttatttttcttaaaaattaaaaccagttatatattttaattagaaaaaaatggtaaataaaaattgatgttttgatttaaaaattttcataaaaaaatattttttttatttatttgaaatgataataaaaaaattagatgatattttataaatatttgatgaataatctaagaaataatgtttttaataattcagaATTTAAAAAGTTgccaatttcaaaaataaaccgttgatattttataaatatttgatgaaTAGTCtaagaaataatgtttttaataatatttattttgattgacaataaaataaaaatgaaataaaaaattatataaagagCTTATTTGAGAACTCTAACCGACTGCCCATCCATTTTCTCTCCTTTGATAGAACCTAACGGAGAAAGTAATGAACCGCCGCCATCCACCAAAGCGACAAGTAACCTTTCTTCTTCCCAACCATTCGTCTCCTGACGATGACGATTTACAATCTAACACGATTCCCCCCAAGTCAGTTCCTGAAGTAAAGGTTGTTTCATCCAAAAAGTCGAACGGAGAATCGTCGCAAgctgagaagaaatccagatcTTCTAAGAGGACTGCAGAGTCCTCCGCTCTAACCAAGGGAAATGTATCAAAGAAGgctaaaaagaagaagaagcataTGCAGGAGCATGAGTCCGCTGATGAGAATGTTGATCATGCTGCGATCTTGGAAGAGAAGGGCGCTAAAAAACAATTGTTTCAACGTATATGGAATGAGGACGATgaagtttttattttgaaaggAATGATCGAGCATGGTGAAAATGAAGGGATTGATCCAGCTTTACTGGATATGTTTTCTTTCTACGACTCCATTAGAGATTCAATTCAGTTAGAAGCCAGTAGAAGCCAATTAACTTACAAAGTAAAGAAGctgaagaagaagtttttgaaaaatctggAGAAAAGTTACGACGGTATTAATAGAACTTTCGCAAACGATCATGATCAGAAGTGTTATGATTTATCCAAGAGGATATGGGGAACTACTGCATGTAAAGGAAGTCTTAGCGCCAAGGTGTCTAGGAATAGGAAAGGGAACAATGTTGTTGAAGTCAAAGCCAAAAAATCTAACTTGGGTTCATTTAACTCGGAGAAGAAGAATGTATCCACTGATACGGAGGTTGATCGTGCCGTTGCTGATCCATCCAATGTCGTATCTTTCTGTATGGACTTGAGCttggaaaagaaaattgagGAATACGCGTCTCAGCTGATTACAGGTGCAAAGAAGTCAGAATTGGACAGTGTGTTCAGGGAATTACAAGTGAAGGAGACAGAGGCTTACTTTCATCGCCTTGTCCACTTGCGTGAGAAGGCAATTCTGGTGTTGGAAGCATTGCGTTCCAACACAAATTAAGTAATaggtaaatattttaaagacataTTGATGATGGTTTATTTTTGGTTATGAATATTTTGCAGAATTTGGAAGTGTAGTTTGTTTTTGAAACTCTATCATTCATGTTTATTATCCTTCAAGAATTGGTATGTTATCTTGAAGGGATTAAGTGTAGGTTGTTTTTGGAACTCTTATCATTCTTATGTTAAGGGTAGGTTGTTTTCAAGAATTGGTATGTTATCTTGAAGGGATTAAGTGTAGGTTGTTTTTAGAACTCTTATCATtcttatatttaagtttattatctCTCGGAATtggaatgtttttttatatcaaacaagTTAGAAGTATAGAACtagttgattatttttataGCCATTGAAAAATGgatgtttcattttgttttgttgaTTACATGTTGTGTTAGGTTAGATTTAGTTACTTGAAACATTCCGTTAAATTGAAACATTTTGGACGATCCGAACATTTTTGTATATGGATGGGTTACTTGAAACATTCTAtgacaaacaaatattatgtaTTTCTTGATTTTACCCAAGATACCATTTCTAACTTTTTGTGTTTGCtctattatataaatatgcatTTATATTACTCAATATACTAGTATGGAACTAAACCCACCAATTAACAAAACATCATTGCACAGATATCAGATCACATGTGGTGCTTGTTTCAGGTAGggtttaacatttttatttttgtgaaaaaaagGGACTAGAAGGTGAATGATAGTGAAATACCAGTCTATATGAGTCAGGCTTGACAACTCTCCCAACATCAATGAAGTCAAAAAGGGACTGCAAAATAAACCAATGAAGTTTACTAGTTAGAATGCACTACAAAATAAGTAAATAGCAACATGATAGAATATGATGCTATTGTTATTCCATTAACATAAATGACTATTGTTATTCCATTAACATAAATGACTAATCAATTACCTGTAGTTTATCTGATTTAACAAATCTACGACCACGACGGCTTCTATCTGGCATCCTTACAAGAAGTGTTACAGCATTTTCATCATCTGCCATTGGTTCCTTAGGAAGAAAAGCTTCTTTTGCAGCAAGGTTTCTCTCAATTTCCTAGCATTACAATCACATTTTTAGCATTATGGTGGAAATTGAAAATAACATAACATACCTGCAAACTTCATCACAAGGACAAAGTTGTAAGGTGTACAACAAATGGAAAAATAAACTTCAGTGTCCATTTTGGCATGAAGACAAGTTAATTATGGGTGTTGTCATGATGGAAAGTGATTATCAGGATAACAGTCTCTTTGAAAGAGGAAAGCAAGACTGAAAATGCCATTTTGGTATTAAATCTTGTATGTAAAGTTGTATTGAGGTCTCGGGTTCAATTCCCAATAAGAGTCTGAATGGCAGTGAGAGGTCATGGTTGTGGGAGGTCAAGCTAGTTCCTCCAAGGAATAAACCATGGTTTACAAAGAAGAAGTAAGACTGTATTTGCATTGCCAAAA includes:
- the LOC124917622 gene encoding probable transcription factor At1g11510 — encoded protein: MNRRPPPKRQVTFLLPNHSSPDDDDLQSNTIPPKSSKRTAESSALTKGNVSKKAKKKKKHVQEHESADENVDHAAILEEKGAKKQLFQRIWNEDDEVFILKGMIEHGENEGIDPALLDMFSFYDSIRDSIQLEASRSQLTYKVKKLKKKFLKNLEKSYDGINRTFANDHDQKCYDLSKRIWGTTACKGSLIAKVSRNRKENNVVEVKAKKSNLGSFNSEKKNVSTDTEVDRAVADPSSVVSFCMDLSLEKKIEEYASQLITGDRGLLSSSCPLA
- the LOC124917623 gene encoding probable transcription factor At1g11510, coding for MNRRHPPKRQVTFLLPNHSSPDDDDLQSNTIPPKSVPEVKVVSSKKSNGESSQAEKKSRSSKRTAESSALTKGNVSKKAKKKKKHMQEHESADENVDHAAILEEKGAKKQLFQRIWNEDDEVFILKGMIEHGENEGIDPALLDMFSFYDSIRDSIQLEASRSQLTYKVKKLKKKFLKNLEKSYDGINRTFANDHDQKCYDLSKRIWGTTACKGSLSAKVSRNRKGNNVVEVKAKKSNLGSFNSEKKNVSTDTEVDRAVADPSNVVSFCMDLSLEKKIEEYASQLITGAKKSELDSVFRELQVKETEAYFHRLVHLREKAILVLEALRSNTN